From the Gallaecimonas mangrovi genome, one window contains:
- a CDS encoding tetratricopeptide repeat protein: MKSIVDNAIARRRQGDFEGCRALLYPLLTGADAALAHLHIAWSFDNQGQELNAAEHYRQALTGDLSPQDRFEAQFGLASTLRCLGQYQAALPLFEALLQDFPEALEVQPFYAICLYNLGRHKEALALMLKLTVAISRHDGINAYGRAISLYAEDLDLIQRR; this comes from the coding sequence GTGAAATCAATAGTTGATAACGCCATCGCCCGGCGGCGCCAAGGTGATTTTGAGGGCTGCCGCGCCCTGCTCTACCCGCTATTAACCGGCGCAGATGCCGCGCTTGCCCACCTGCATATCGCCTGGAGTTTCGATAACCAAGGCCAAGAATTAAACGCCGCTGAACATTACCGCCAGGCACTGACCGGGGATTTATCCCCCCAAGACCGTTTTGAAGCGCAGTTTGGCCTGGCATCAACCCTGCGCTGTCTGGGGCAATACCAGGCTGCATTGCCGTTATTTGAAGCACTGCTGCAAGACTTTCCTGAGGCATTGGAAGTGCAGCCTTTTTACGCCATTTGCCTTTATAACCTTGGCCGCCACAAAGAAGCGCTGGCACTGATGCTAAAACTGACCGTTGCCATCAGCCGTCACGACGGCATTAACGCTTATGGCCGTGCCATCAGCCTTTACGCTGAAGACTTAGACCTTATTCAGCGCCGTTAA
- a CDS encoding ADP-ribosylglycohydrolase family protein: MLLALAIGDAYGAGFEFAPREKIDQHNKLTGYQQHGLGIKAGCYTDDTQMSLAISELLISKAPWTKTNIANHFVACYKRDRRLGYSSGFQALLDSVNDGQELLEQINPNSSRNGAAMRAAPLGVLADIETLLHYAKLQAQVTHDTPEAIESAQAIALAAHYMLYQRGDKAGLSAFVSQHGGGFWDDNWHGEVPCSAWETVNAVLTLLKNADSLSALLLMGVDFGGDVDTVTALALAIASESGQYQADLPAFLAKNLEAGPFGHDYLAALSRQLMALKA, from the coding sequence ATGTTATTGGCTTTAGCCATTGGCGATGCCTACGGCGCCGGTTTTGAATTTGCCCCCCGCGAAAAAATTGACCAACACAACAAGTTAACCGGCTACCAGCAGCACGGTTTGGGTATTAAGGCCGGCTGTTATACCGACGACACCCAAATGTCGCTGGCAATTAGCGAGCTGCTTATCAGTAAAGCGCCCTGGACCAAAACCAATATCGCTAACCACTTTGTGGCCTGCTACAAGCGCGACCGGCGCCTGGGGTATTCCAGCGGTTTTCAAGCGCTACTTGATAGCGTTAACGACGGCCAGGAGCTGCTTGAGCAGATTAACCCCAACAGCAGTCGTAACGGCGCCGCCATGCGCGCCGCTCCCCTTGGTGTGCTGGCTGATATTGAAACCTTGCTGCACTACGCCAAGCTGCAAGCACAAGTTACCCACGACACCCCGGAAGCTATTGAGTCTGCCCAAGCGATTGCTTTGGCGGCCCATTACATGCTGTATCAGCGGGGCGACAAAGCCGGGCTTAGCGCCTTTGTTAGCCAGCACGGCGGCGGTTTTTGGGACGACAACTGGCACGGCGAAGTGCCATGCAGCGCCTGGGAAACCGTTAATGCGGTACTGACGCTACTTAAAAACGCCGACAGCTTGTCAGCGCTGTTGTTAATGGGAGTGGATTTCGGGGGCGATGTCGATACCGTTACCGCCCTCGCCTTGGCCATTGCTTCCGAAAGTGGCCAGTACCAAGCCGACCTGCCCGCCTTTTTGGCAAAAAACCTCGAAGCCGGCCCTTTTGGCCACGACTATCTGGCCGCCTTAAGCCGCCAATTGATGGCATTAAAAGCCTGA
- a CDS encoding type I restriction endonuclease subunit R, whose product MITKEAQIEQALIDKLGDLKYSYRKDIRTDRALKQNFREKFEALNFVSLTDNEFERLYQDIITADVFEAAKTLRERGYFQREDGTPLHYTLVNIKDWCKNEFEVINQLSMNTDESNHRYDVILLINGVPTVQIELKAYDIVTRRAMEQIVDYKNDIGNGYTNTLMCFIQMFIVSNEHHTYYFANNRSEHFSFNADERFLPVYQLANENNRKISHLHNFADAFLAKCTLGQMISRYMVLVQSEQKLLVMRPYQVYAVEAIVDCIHEGRGNGYIWHTTGSGKTLTSFKASTLLKDNPDIEKCLFVVDRKDLDRQTREEFNKFQDGCVEENTNTETLVRRMLSEDYADKVIVTTIQKLGLALDENSKRNQSKLKEGKKTFKERLEPLRDKRIVFIFDECHRSQFGENHKAIKEFFPKAQLFGFTGTPIFEKNSTYTQIDGNVGSFKTTESIFEQELHHYTITHAIEDKNVLSFHIDFFGKHSASKQLADASNDEAEATVTRVTPPPRAVVQEILEKHDAVTNHRRFNAILATASINHAIEYFEEFKSQQELKASESEDYVPLNIACVFSPPAQLSDKDKEDSDLNTLVRNVKDIQQLQEDLPQEKADNEVEPERKKQALIGIINSYNQQYSTNHTINEFDLYYQDVQQRIKDQQYDNADYPHENKIDIVIVVDMLLTGFDSKYLNTLYVDKNLKHHGLIQAFSRTNRVLNDSKPWGNILDFRGQEKEVNEAIKLFSGKKEEGAEQIWLVDPAPVVVEKYKAAVDKLEAFMQRQGLACEPSEVTNLQGDAQRASFINRFKEVQKFKNQLEQYTELDDEQKAQVAATLPIDTLRGFKGAYLETAKDLKRKLDTNKGTGDFPEEVEQLEFEFVLFASALIDYDYIMGLIAKSTQGTSKQSMTRQQLIDLICSQANLMSERDELIAYIHSLPSGEALDVSQIHAGYQAFKMKKATNELNDMAIKHGLATESLQAFVDGIMGRMIFDGEKLGDLLEPLDLGWKERTKKELALMEDLVPYLHKLAQGREISGLAAYE is encoded by the coding sequence ATGATAACGAAAGAAGCACAAATTGAACAAGCGCTCATAGATAAGCTGGGTGATCTGAAGTATTCATACCGTAAAGATATCCGAACAGATCGAGCCTTGAAGCAGAACTTTCGTGAAAAATTTGAGGCGTTAAACTTTGTAAGCCTTACTGACAATGAGTTTGAGCGCTTGTATCAAGACATCATTACGGCTGATGTCTTTGAAGCTGCTAAAACGCTGCGTGAACGCGGCTACTTTCAGCGTGAGGATGGTACACCGCTGCATTATACCTTAGTGAATATCAAAGACTGGTGTAAAAATGAGTTTGAAGTAATCAACCAATTGAGCATGAACACGGATGAAAGCAATCACCGTTACGATGTGATCTTGTTGATCAATGGTGTGCCTACGGTACAGATTGAGCTGAAGGCTTACGACATTGTGACTCGTCGCGCTATGGAACAAATCGTTGATTACAAAAACGATATTGGCAATGGCTACACCAATACGCTGATGTGCTTCATTCAAATGTTTATTGTCAGTAATGAACACCATACTTATTATTTTGCTAACAACCGTAGTGAGCATTTTAGCTTCAATGCTGATGAGCGCTTTTTACCTGTTTATCAACTAGCTAATGAGAATAACCGTAAAATCTCGCACTTACATAACTTTGCCGATGCCTTCTTAGCGAAGTGTACTCTTGGACAGATGATCAGTCGCTATATGGTTCTGGTTCAATCGGAACAAAAGCTTCTGGTTATGCGTCCGTATCAAGTCTATGCGGTGGAAGCTATTGTTGACTGTATCCATGAAGGGCGAGGAAATGGCTATATCTGGCATACAACAGGATCAGGCAAAACCCTAACTTCTTTTAAAGCGTCAACGTTACTTAAAGATAATCCTGATATTGAAAAGTGCTTGTTCGTGGTCGACAGAAAAGACTTGGATCGTCAAACCCGAGAAGAATTTAATAAGTTTCAAGACGGCTGTGTGGAAGAGAACACCAATACAGAAACGTTAGTTCGTCGTATGTTGTCAGAAGACTATGCTGACAAAGTCATCGTTACAACGATCCAGAAACTCGGCTTAGCACTAGATGAAAACAGCAAGCGCAATCAGAGTAAACTGAAAGAGGGTAAGAAAACTTTCAAAGAGCGGCTAGAGCCATTGCGAGATAAGCGTATTGTTTTTATCTTTGATGAATGTCACCGCTCTCAGTTTGGTGAAAACCATAAAGCGATTAAAGAGTTTTTCCCTAAGGCACAATTGTTTGGCTTTACGGGTACTCCTATATTCGAGAAAAACTCAACGTATACTCAAATTGATGGCAATGTGGGTTCCTTTAAAACCACAGAGAGTATCTTTGAGCAAGAGCTACACCACTATACGATTACTCATGCAATTGAAGACAAGAACGTTCTGAGCTTCCATATTGACTTTTTTGGCAAACATTCTGCGAGTAAACAGCTAGCAGACGCTAGCAATGATGAAGCTGAAGCCACGGTGACAAGAGTTACACCTCCACCACGTGCTGTCGTTCAAGAGATATTAGAGAAGCATGATGCTGTGACGAATCACCGCCGATTCAATGCCATTCTAGCAACAGCTTCTATTAACCATGCGATTGAATACTTTGAAGAGTTTAAAAGCCAGCAAGAGCTTAAAGCATCAGAATCTGAAGACTATGTTCCGTTAAATATTGCTTGCGTGTTTTCGCCACCAGCTCAGCTTAGTGATAAGGACAAAGAAGATTCAGATTTAAATACACTCGTTCGAAATGTGAAAGATATCCAGCAATTACAGGAAGATCTACCACAAGAAAAAGCCGATAACGAAGTTGAGCCTGAGCGAAAGAAGCAAGCACTAATCGGTATTATTAATAGCTACAACCAGCAGTATTCAACGAATCATACTATTAATGAGTTTGACCTTTATTACCAAGACGTTCAGCAGCGGATTAAAGATCAGCAATATGACAATGCTGATTATCCACATGAAAACAAGATCGATATTGTCATCGTGGTTGACATGTTATTAACAGGTTTTGACTCCAAATACCTGAACACTTTATACGTGGATAAGAACCTAAAACACCATGGTCTTATACAAGCATTTTCACGTACTAACCGTGTATTGAATGATAGTAAGCCTTGGGGAAATATTTTAGATTTCCGAGGTCAAGAAAAAGAAGTCAATGAAGCGATTAAACTTTTTTCTGGTAAAAAAGAAGAAGGTGCTGAACAGATTTGGCTGGTAGATCCTGCACCTGTTGTCGTTGAAAAATATAAAGCAGCGGTCGATAAACTAGAAGCCTTTATGCAGAGGCAAGGTTTAGCATGTGAGCCTTCAGAGGTGACTAATCTTCAAGGTGATGCGCAAAGAGCTTCTTTTATTAATCGCTTTAAAGAAGTACAAAAATTTAAGAACCAGCTAGAGCAGTACACAGAGCTGGATGACGAACAGAAAGCTCAGGTTGCAGCGACATTACCAATTGATACCTTACGTGGCTTTAAAGGAGCGTATTTAGAAACAGCCAAAGACTTAAAACGCAAGCTAGACACGAATAAAGGTACGGGAGATTTTCCTGAAGAAGTCGAACAGCTAGAGTTTGAGTTTGTGTTGTTTGCATCCGCTTTAATCGATTATGACTACATCATGGGATTAATTGCTAAATCGACTCAGGGAACAAGTAAGCAAAGCATGACTCGTCAGCAACTCATCGATTTAATCTGCTCGCAAGCGAATTTGATGTCTGAGCGCGATGAGCTGATTGCTTATATTCATAGTTTACCTTCTGGTGAGGCATTAGATGTGTCACAAATTCATGCAGGCTACCAAGCATTTAAAATGAAAAAGGCTACCAATGAACTCAATGACATGGCTATAAAGCACGGTTTAGCTACAGAGAGTTTACAGGCGTTTGTTGATGGAATTATGGGACGAATGATTTTCGATGGTGAGAAGCTGGGGGATCTGTTAGAGCCACTAGATCTTGGCTGGAAAGAACGTACGAAGAAAGAGTTAGCATTAATGGAAGATTTGGTTCCTTATCTACATAAACTAGCGCAAGGGCGTGAAATATCCGGGTTAGCAGCTTATGAGTAA
- a CDS encoding FAD:protein FMN transferase produces MPIPARFKGAFPRNLLRLSLSTCAGALLLSGCSKPPMLEKVQGFAEGTTYHISWWSKKPVPVADIKAGFNTTLAQIDKELSTYRKDSYISRFNQSHSTDWQPASKDFIELLEIAKDIEHKTQGCYDPTIGPLFDLWGFQNNVLHVPTQAQIDAVKGDLGMDKIKIDPAKMQIRKTVAQLQIDLSSMGEGYTIGKLSQVLEANGINNYLVEFGGDMKIKGHKPNGDKWRIAIEKPVMDKKNDSPEVYKIVTINDEKGVTLDTSGTYHHNFDVNGKEYSHILDPRTGAPVTHNLVSASVFGSDPRVSDAWATAMLCLGPQEGKAVAAKEHLPVFFITNDNGKFDNDQSEALATSKRVTFEKNE; encoded by the coding sequence ATGCCTATCCCTGCTCGATTCAAGGGCGCATTTCCTCGTAACCTGCTTCGTTTAAGCCTTAGCACCTGTGCTGGCGCCCTATTACTGAGCGGCTGTAGTAAGCCGCCGATGCTGGAAAAAGTGCAGGGTTTTGCCGAAGGCACCACCTACCATATCAGTTGGTGGTCTAAAAAACCGGTGCCAGTGGCAGATATCAAGGCGGGTTTTAATACCACCCTTGCGCAAATTGACAAAGAACTGTCCACCTACCGCAAAGATTCCTACATTTCCCGCTTTAACCAGAGCCATTCAACGGACTGGCAACCGGCGTCCAAAGACTTTATCGAACTGTTGGAAATAGCCAAAGACATCGAGCATAAAACGCAAGGCTGTTACGACCCCACCATTGGGCCACTGTTTGACCTTTGGGGCTTTCAAAACAATGTATTGCATGTGCCAACGCAGGCGCAAATTGATGCGGTGAAGGGCGATTTGGGCATGGACAAAATCAAGATTGACCCGGCCAAAATGCAGATCCGCAAAACCGTTGCCCAGCTGCAAATTGACTTGTCGTCCATGGGCGAGGGCTACACCATCGGTAAGTTAAGCCAAGTTCTAGAAGCCAACGGCATTAATAACTATTTAGTGGAATTTGGCGGCGACATGAAAATTAAGGGCCACAAGCCCAATGGTGATAAATGGCGCATTGCCATTGAAAAGCCGGTGATGGACAAGAAAAACGACAGCCCCGAGGTGTACAAGATTGTCACTATCAATGATGAAAAAGGGGTAACTCTTGATACTTCAGGCACTTACCACCACAACTTTGATGTGAACGGTAAGGAATACTCGCACATTCTTGACCCCCGCACTGGCGCCCCGGTAACGCACAACCTGGTGTCAGCCTCGGTGTTTGGCAGCGATCCTCGGGTTAGTGATGCCTGGGCTACTGCCATGCTTTGCCTTGGCCCACAAGAAGGCAAAGCGGTGGCCGCCAAAGAACATTTACCGGTGTTCTTTATCACCAATGACAACGGCAAGTTTGATAACGACCAAAGCGAAGCGCTGGCAACCTCAAAACGCGTGACCTTTGAAAAGAACGAATAA
- a CDS encoding IS3 family transposase, producing the protein MYHYRLDMPKPSGPNQQWSSDVTYIRFDRRHVFLAVIVDLWSRKIIGWALHEKLKAELSTVALYKAIKQRKPRPGLILHTDRGVEFRAKAMQQWLNRYGIRHSMNRPGQCTDNAEVESFFKTLKAELIHDNHFGTVASLRQQVGHYIQHFYNKVRLHSSLDYVSPIQYEQAA; encoded by the coding sequence ATGTACCATTATCGTTTGGACATGCCAAAACCCAGCGGCCCTAATCAGCAGTGGTCAAGCGATGTCACCTACATCCGTTTTGATCGCCGCCATGTGTTTTTAGCGGTTATCGTGGACCTGTGGTCACGAAAAATCATCGGCTGGGCGCTGCATGAGAAACTCAAAGCCGAACTGAGCACGGTCGCGCTTTATAAAGCCATCAAGCAACGAAAACCGAGGCCTGGATTGATACTGCACACCGACAGAGGCGTTGAATTCCGGGCCAAGGCCATGCAGCAATGGCTGAATCGATATGGCATTCGCCACAGCATGAACCGCCCAGGGCAATGCACGGATAATGCCGAAGTAGAATCGTTCTTTAAGACGCTGAAAGCCGAACTGATACACGACAATCACTTCGGCACGGTGGCGTCACTGCGCCAACAAGTGGGCCATTACATCCAGCATTTTTACAACAAGGTGCGGCTACACAGTAGCCTCGATTACGTATCACCGATACAGTACGAGCAAGCCGCTTAA
- a CDS encoding YwbE family protein, with translation MSGNIRANIKIGAKVSIVLKQDQGTGALTEGVVARILTNSANHPHGIKVRLEDGQVGRVKVIHSEG, from the coding sequence ATGAGCGGTAACATTCGAGCCAACATCAAAATTGGCGCCAAGGTTTCTATTGTCCTGAAACAAGACCAGGGCACCGGCGCATTAACAGAGGGGGTGGTAGCGCGCATTCTGACCAACTCTGCCAACCATCCCCACGGCATTAAGGTGCGCTTGGAAGACGGCCAGGTGGGCCGGGTGAAGGTTATTCATAGCGAAGGTTAA
- a CDS encoding AAA family ATPase, whose amino-acid sequence MNLTEVVNKISEMKEAIVLIYAFNGTGKTQLSVAYKNVTKEKNEGQHAGVYYNAYSEDLFHWDNDEDNDGLNVKLSLLPSNLNQFHSFISDDPQVIESKLALYNARFKFEFNLFEDIEKGIESISFYTLDDEDKNNPIKISRGEESIFIWCFYLALLDVDGWADEQDAHLFIDDPVSSLDENNIFITADTIFDQIESHYEKKKIIITTHHIGFFSILANRLFNGEKSGRYRNLTTCRVLKRSGGDIVLEETKRNVFLYHLHLLQVLNEAINEQLYTYHFALLRQLLENISSFQGSGSSGRVLGKLGFEGVESLMELVNTHSHKTPYYYQTEMMNETEQSDFKMIFNKLIEMYHFKF is encoded by the coding sequence ATGAACTTAACGGAAGTTGTAAATAAAATAAGCGAAATGAAGGAAGCGATCGTTCTTATTTATGCTTTTAATGGGACTGGTAAAACTCAGTTGTCAGTGGCTTATAAAAATGTAACCAAAGAAAAAAATGAGGGTCAACACGCTGGAGTTTATTATAATGCCTATAGTGAAGATTTATTTCACTGGGATAATGATGAAGATAATGATGGGCTTAATGTTAAACTCTCATTATTACCAAGCAACCTTAATCAGTTTCATAGTTTTATTTCTGATGACCCTCAAGTTATTGAGAGTAAGTTGGCGTTATATAATGCTCGATTTAAGTTTGAATTTAATTTGTTCGAAGATATTGAAAAAGGCATTGAGTCTATAAGTTTCTATACTTTAGATGATGAAGATAAGAATAACCCTATAAAAATTTCTAGAGGAGAAGAAAGTATTTTTATATGGTGTTTTTATCTGGCGTTGCTTGATGTTGATGGCTGGGCTGATGAACAGGATGCTCATCTTTTTATTGATGATCCTGTATCTAGTTTAGATGAGAATAACATATTTATTACGGCAGATACTATTTTTGATCAAATAGAATCTCACTATGAAAAGAAAAAAATAATAATAACCACTCACCATATAGGCTTTTTTTCTATTTTAGCTAATCGTTTGTTTAATGGTGAAAAGAGTGGGCGTTACAGAAACTTGACGACATGTCGAGTATTAAAGCGTTCAGGTGGTGATATAGTGTTGGAGGAAACAAAAAGAAATGTTTTTCTTTATCATTTACACTTACTCCAAGTTCTTAATGAAGCTATAAATGAGCAACTTTATACCTATCATTTTGCGTTACTTAGGCAGCTTTTGGAGAATATTTCGTCATTTCAGGGAAGTGGTAGTTCGGGGCGAGTTCTCGGAAAGTTAGGATTTGAAGGTGTTGAATCATTAATGGAGCTTGTTAATACACACTCACACAAAACACCATATTATTATCAGACTGAAATGATGAATGAGACTGAACAGTCTGATTTCAAAATGATATTCAATAAGTTGATTGAAATGTATCATTTCAAATTTTAA
- a CDS encoding restriction endonuclease subunit S, which translates to MSKIEYPTLVPELRFPEFVEQDGWKPKILEEVCDLQAGKFVKAANIKSEKDDSFYPCYGGNGLRGFTESFTHNGNYSLIGRQGALCGNINFVSGKFHATEHAVVVEPKEGVDNSWLYYELCRLNLNRFATGQAQPGLSVDNLYRVDTHVPLVEKEQQKIADCLVSIDGLITTNTKKSDSLKLHKKGLMQKLFPEEGKRVPELRFSDFEGDWKPASIAKMGMVVTGSTPSTSHREYYGGEHLFVSPADISENRFIETTKSTLTTEGIRKSRVVQSGSVLFVCIGSTIGKTAQIKYGCATNQQINAITAFPGYDDDFLYYLLSFHSLTISELAGKQAVPIINKATFSKVVLMVPEEKEQKRIADILSSIDELISALNKKIEALKAHKKGLVQRIFPYLERVSE; encoded by the coding sequence ATGAGTAAGATTGAGTATCCAACTTTAGTACCTGAACTAAGGTTCCCTGAATTTGTAGAACAAGATGGATGGAAGCCTAAGATATTGGAAGAAGTCTGTGATCTGCAAGCTGGAAAATTTGTTAAAGCTGCCAATATCAAGAGTGAAAAGGACGATAGTTTTTATCCTTGTTATGGTGGTAACGGTTTACGTGGTTTCACTGAATCATTTACACATAATGGCAACTATTCTCTTATAGGTCGCCAAGGTGCGCTGTGCGGAAACATTAATTTTGTATCTGGAAAATTTCATGCGACCGAGCATGCTGTAGTCGTGGAACCCAAGGAAGGAGTTGATAACTCATGGCTTTATTACGAATTATGTAGGTTAAATTTAAATCGGTTTGCGACAGGACAAGCTCAACCGGGGCTATCTGTAGATAATTTGTATAGAGTTGATACACATGTCCCTCTAGTAGAAAAAGAACAGCAAAAAATAGCTGATTGTCTTGTCTCGATAGATGGTTTGATTACAACAAATACGAAAAAATCAGATTCATTAAAATTACACAAAAAAGGCTTGATGCAGAAACTCTTTCCAGAAGAGGGAAAAAGGGTGCCTGAATTGAGGTTTAGTGATTTTGAGGGCGATTGGAAACCTGCATCGATAGCTAAAATGGGGATGGTAGTCACAGGGAGTACTCCAAGTACTTCGCATAGAGAATACTATGGTGGTGAGCACTTATTTGTTTCACCCGCAGATATTTCTGAAAATAGATTTATTGAAACAACAAAATCAACACTTACAACAGAGGGGATTCGTAAATCAAGAGTAGTGCAAAGTGGTAGTGTTCTTTTTGTTTGTATTGGTTCAACAATAGGAAAGACCGCTCAAATTAAATACGGCTGTGCTACAAACCAACAAATAAATGCCATAACTGCTTTTCCAGGATATGATGATGATTTTTTATATTATTTGTTAAGCTTCCATTCGCTAACTATATCTGAGCTAGCAGGAAAGCAAGCTGTGCCTATTATCAATAAAGCTACTTTTTCCAAGGTCGTATTGATGGTTCCTGAAGAAAAAGAACAAAAAAGAATAGCAGATATATTGTCTTCTATTGATGAGTTGATAAGCGCACTAAATAAAAAGATAGAAGCTCTTAAAGCTCATAAAAAAGGCTTGGTGCAACGTATATTTCCTTATTTAGAGAGAGTTAGTGAATGA
- a CDS encoding NUDIX domain-containing protein has translation MKFALDHFNGVIIDPNALPENPSQFSAELAELLAFARGEQKNLIWLTLPISHALLVGEATAQGFVFHNCQEQEVTLIHKAPSTEFVPFIPTHTLGAGALVLNAQQQLLVVQEHGMQGYKLPGGHIELGEKIESSIIREVREETGIATRFEAVLGFTSRQPVQFGRTNIYFICRMTPLTEHIAIEDSGEILDARWVALDSFVNDPRNAAFNRQMVAELVGTDGLKPIEPVNNTGPYKKHETFFATKKPL, from the coding sequence GTGAAGTTTGCTTTAGACCATTTTAATGGCGTTATTATTGACCCTAACGCCCTGCCCGAAAACCCGTCACAATTTAGCGCTGAACTTGCCGAGTTGCTGGCCTTTGCCAGAGGCGAGCAGAAAAACCTGATTTGGCTCACCCTGCCCATAAGCCATGCCCTTTTGGTGGGCGAAGCCACTGCCCAAGGCTTTGTGTTTCATAACTGCCAAGAGCAGGAAGTTACCTTAATTCATAAAGCGCCCAGCACCGAATTTGTGCCTTTTATTCCCACCCATACCTTAGGCGCCGGGGCGCTGGTGCTAAATGCCCAGCAGCAACTGTTGGTGGTACAAGAGCACGGCATGCAAGGCTACAAACTGCCCGGTGGCCACATTGAGCTGGGCGAGAAAATTGAAAGCTCCATTATCCGGGAAGTGCGCGAAGAAACCGGCATTGCTACCCGCTTTGAGGCGGTGCTGGGTTTTACCTCTCGCCAGCCAGTGCAGTTTGGCCGCACCAATATTTACTTTATCTGCCGCATGACACCGCTAACCGAGCACATCGCCATTGAAGACAGTGGCGAGATCTTAGATGCCCGCTGGGTGGCACTAGACAGCTTCGTCAATGACCCGCGCAACGCCGCTTTTAACCGGCAAATGGTGGCAGAGCTGGTGGGCACCGATGGCCTTAAACCAATAGAGCCGGTGAATAACACCGGCCCTTATAAAAAACACGAAACCTTCTTTGCTACAAAAAAGCCCCTGTAA
- a CDS encoding heavy metal-binding domain-containing protein, translated as MLITTTPSVEGRPINQYCGVVAGEAILGANVFKDLFANIRDFVGGRSAAYEKELQKAREIALEEMQQRAAALGANAVVGVDLDYEVMGQGNGMMMVSASGTAVIID; from the coding sequence ATGCTTATTACCACCACCCCTTCTGTCGAAGGCCGCCCTATTAATCAGTACTGCGGCGTTGTTGCCGGTGAAGCCATTCTTGGCGCCAATGTATTCAAAGACTTGTTTGCTAATATCCGCGACTTTGTGGGGGGCCGCTCTGCCGCCTACGAAAAGGAGCTGCAAAAAGCGCGGGAAATTGCCTTGGAAGAGATGCAGCAACGCGCCGCGGCCCTTGGCGCGAACGCGGTTGTGGGTGTGGATTTGGATTACGAAGTCATGGGCCAAGGTAACGGCATGATGATGGTGTCGGCCAGCGGCACTGCCGTTATCATTGATTAA
- a CDS encoding GFA family protein, which translates to MDRQGGCLCGHVRYLIDEEPLDAGFCHCKLCQGASGAPVVAWLTVAVSGFRYQQGQVKIYRSSPHYQREFCPHCGTQLVFRKSNSATTLDVTLASLDDVNSVAPQYHIWCQSQVSWLHIEDPLPRYPDAGPDSDH; encoded by the coding sequence ATGGACCGCCAAGGCGGCTGCTTATGCGGCCATGTTCGCTACCTTATTGATGAAGAACCCCTAGATGCCGGTTTTTGCCACTGCAAGCTTTGCCAAGGTGCCAGTGGTGCACCGGTGGTTGCCTGGCTGACGGTGGCCGTTAGCGGCTTTCGTTATCAGCAAGGGCAAGTCAAAATCTACCGTTCCAGCCCGCATTATCAGCGCGAATTTTGCCCCCACTGTGGCACCCAGTTGGTTTTTAGAAAATCTAACAGCGCCACCACCCTCGATGTCACCCTCGCCAGCCTTGACGACGTTAACAGCGTAGCGCCGCAATACCATATTTGGTGCCAAAGCCAGGTAAGCTGGTTGCACATAGAAGACCCGCTTCCCCGCTACCCGGACGCAGGCCCGGATAGCGACCATTAA